The genomic window CCAGTCCCTGAAGACCAACCCGAACATCTATAATGGCGATCTGCTAGGCTTTGATACGACACCGACGGGAGGCCTCACCCGTGATCAGGTGATCGCGCAGCAGTTGGCCGAGGGCGGACGGATCAACCAGAACTTTGCCCTCCCGGCTGCCACCGTAAATGTGGACGTCACCGAGCAGGTTTCCTTCATGGCTGGGTATTCGCAGACATTGGCGCAGCCGTCGTTCCGTGAGTTGTCGCCGTATTTTTCGCGTGAGTTGGGGACGGGGGACATCGTCGTGGGCAACCCGCTTCTGCAAACCTCGGAGGTGGAGAGTTTCGACCTCGGGGTGGAGTACCGCCCCTGGGAGGGAGCCATTATCGGCGTGGGTGCTTTCTATAAGACGGTCGAGAACCCGATCGAGCAAATCGCCATCTACGATAAAAATACCAACACGACCGTGATGACCTACTTTAACAACCCGAACACGGCTCGCCTCAAAGGAATCGAGTTCCAGTTTGGGACAGACTTCGCATTCGTTGCGGACGAGTTGGAGTATTTTTCCTTCGGCATGAACTTTGCCTACATCGATGCCAAAGTAGCCTTCCCGGATGAGGTTCGGATGACCTACATCAACACGATCAACGGCAACAGCCCGAACGCTGGGACCACCGACGGGCAGACCATCACCTTGCGTAATATGCCCAACGACCGCCGGCTGTTCGACCAGCCCGAGTACATCGTCAACGCCAACGTCACCTATAATAATCCGGACTGGGGGACGGCTGTCACGCTTTCGATCTTCGCGCAGAGCGATGTGCTCACGACGGTGGGCTCGGGGGCGGACCTGAGCATCGACCAGTATTCGGCACCTTTCTACACACTGGATCTGACTATCAGCCAGAATATCACGGATAATCTTCAGTTCCAGTTCAGCGTCAGCAACCTGACCGATACTTCCCGCAGCATCATTTATTCGCAGGAGATGACGAACGAGACCATCTACGGCGAATCCGTCAAGATCGGGCAGACTTTCAAGTTCGCGCTGGAGTACACCTTTTAACTGCGGCGGGCAATTTGATCTGGAGCCGGGGCCGGGATTACGCAGCTCAGACTTGAAAAATTGATTATCAATGTAACGCAAATGTGACCGTGTGGCCATCGGTTTGCCATGCAAGCCCGTCATAATGCGGCCTGTTTTTCAACCCTGACAAACTCTGAACACTACTATGACCAAACAACTCACACTAGGCGCTACCGCCGTTGTCATGTCAGTCGCTTCGGCCTTTGCTGCGCCGATCGTGCTCGACCAAACGTACTCGGGCATTTCCTATGACAGCGGACGGAAGATGTATCTTCTGACCGCGGACGTCAACCTCCCCGCCAACGGAAACGATGGCTACATCATCGAAGGAAATCTCGTCGTGCCCGCGGGCATGACCCTGACCCTGCAGCCGGGCGTCATCATGCGCGGCCAGCCGGAGTTTGATCCTAATACCGACATCCCCGGTGCTCTGGTTGTTGCCCGTGACGGTACGCTGATCGCCGAAGGCACCGCCAGCAACCCGATCATCTTCACGACCGCTGCTGATACCAACCGCCAGCGCTGGCAGTCCGGTGACACTTTCCTGGACGCCGACCCGAAGAATAACCCGCTGCCTCCCGTCACCGTTGTTGACGCCGAGACCTCGTACGCCAACACCTCGCTGTGGGGAGCTGTTACGCTGCTCGGTAATGCGCCGACCAATCTCGGTATCAATGCTTCTGACGTGGGCTATGCTCCGTACACGACGCAGCCCGGACTCGGCATCATCGAAGGTTTTGGCATCAATGAGCCCGAGTTCGTATATGGTGGCAGCCAGCCCAATGACAGCTCTGGTTCCCTGCGTTACGTTTCGATCCGCCACACCGGTTCGACTTTCGGTAACGCCAGTGAGCAGCAGGGGCTGACCCTTGGCGCTGTTGGCTACGGCACTCAGCTCGAGTACATCGACATCTACTGCTCCTCGGACGACGGTATCGAGATCTTCGGCGGCACCGCAGCTTTGAAGTACCTCATGATCAGCTACGCCAAGGACGACTCCCTCGACCTTGACCAGGGCTACACCGGCTTTGTCCAGTTTGCCTTCATTCTCGGTAACGGCTTGGCTGGTGATACCGCCGCGCTGCTCGGACCGGCCAGCCTGGCTGAATGGGACGGCGACGACGTGGGCGAGCCCGGCAATAACCTGAACACGGTTAACGGCGCTCCCTTCTCCAGCCCGACCCTGTACAACATCACCTTCTTCGGTGGCAACAGCCGGACCTTCAGCGACGGTGCGATCCTGCGCCTGCGCCACAACTTCGGCGGCAACCTCTACAACTCCATCGTTGCCTTCGCCGAAAACGGCCAGAACGGCCTGGTCAAGGTCCTCGGCTCCGACAACTACAATGTTGATGGCTCCAACACACCGCACGCCGCCATCCTCTATGGCTACCCGAACCCGAGTGCCACGGAACAGGCTGCTGCCGGTACCCTCAACATTGCCGGTACGCTCTTCTGGAAGGTCGGTGACAGTGTCGCTGCCAATGTAGCTGCCAACGACACCACGCTGGAAATCCTCACCAATAATGCCACCTCCGGCGTGACCGGTATCACCTGCCCTGGTGCCTTCGGTAACGTGGTCGCCAACTCCGGCGCCTCCAATCCGTTCTTCGGCCAGACCGGCAACGCTGCCGACGCCAACGACCAGACCACCGCCAATGGTGTCAATCCGGTTCCGCTCTCGGCTACCGCGGTTGCGGCCACTGTCGGATACACAGGTACCTTCTTCGACGAAGTGACCTACAGCGGTGCCTTCGCGCCGAGCTTCTACACCCCGCTCTACACCAACGGATGGACCGCCATGAATGCTCGCGGCATCCTCGTCAATTCGGGCCTTTAATCCTGGTCGAATTACAATTGTTAATAAACAAATCCTGATGCGCAGGGGAGGTTATCCCTCCCCTGCGACAACATAAAAATCTATGAAAAAAATCCTTCTCGCGACAGCCATCTTTGGCGCCGCTTCTCTGCTGAACGCGGATATCCTGGTTGGCTTTTCCTTCAACGGTATGAGCAATGGCGGAAACAGCAGCTTTGCTGTGGGCGACATTTCTGATATCACCGGTGACACCGATGCCGCTGATACTGGCGGCTTTCAGGGTACCTCCAACGGTAGCCTTTATTATGGAGGCACGAATGGTTCGAGTAATTTCAATATGACGGGCGGTTTCCCTCCCGGCACTGCAGGTTACGAAGCATTCAATCTCCCGCAGAACAATATCCTGTCCGACCGTGTTGGTGCGCCGAATCTGAACCAGTACACGACTCCGTCTTCACTGTTGTTCTACAATACGCCGTTCGGTGACGCCAGCGGGAGCACGTTTGTCATTGAGATCAATGGCCTGAGTGAAGGTGTTTACTCGGACATCGTTCTGAGCTATGCCGCCGCTAATCAAACTGGTACAGGCAGCTCCACTATCCTCTGGGAAGTGAGCTACACCAGCTTTGACAGTGGCTTCTCCTCGATCAGTGAAGACACCGTCACCAGCACGATTGCCGATGGTGGTACGGGCCAGGCCTTCTCCCATAACGTTTCCGGCAGCGGTTCTTCCGTCTGGATTCGCGGGACGGTTGACAACATCGTCCTGGGTAACCCTCTGATGCTGGACAACATCCTCATCTCGGGTAACGTCGTGCCGGAGCCCTCCACCTACGCGGCTATCGCTGGTGGTCTCGCACTCGCCTTCGTGGCCCTGCGCCGCCGTCTGCGCAAGTAGTAGAGGACAAGGTTTTAAGAATACTGCACTGCTTTCATGCAAAAGCGCCTCCCGGTCGGGAGGCGCTTTTTTGTGACCGGGTAAGACCGGTGACGTGTATTCAAAAAGTATGACGTTAATTTGCTCAGACGGGAACGGGAGCGGCGATGGAGGCCAGGTCGAGCACGGTGTGGCTGACTTTGCCCGCGTTGAGTGCCTCCATGTCGTCGAGTTGGCCGTCGGGGGCGGGTTCGCGTTCGACCTTGTTGAAGCGGAAGGAGCTGTCTCCGGCTTTTGCGAAAAGCGAGTGCATCGGCATAGGGGAGGGGATCGTGCGCACAACTTCGCTGTCGGCGAAGGTGCGCCGGGGGAAGTTGATGTTGTGCACGGTGGGGGAGGCGGGCTTTTGCCCGACGAGAGAGAGGGCGATCTTCGTGCTCAAGGCGGCGGCGCAGCGGACGGAGTCGGCCATTTCGCCTTCGGCGCGGCCGTGCTTTTCGCGGATGGCTTCGAAGTCCACCTGCGGGATGACATGGGAAAAGGCGACGGCGGGCAGCCCCCAGAAGGCCCCCTCCATTGCCCCGGCCACGGTGCCGGAGGAGAGGATGAGCGGCAGGCAGGCGTTGTAGCCCAGGTTGATGCCGGAGCAGACCACGTCGGGCTTACGTTCGCCCATGAGGTGTCCGAGGGCGATGTTTACGCAGTCGCTGGGCGTGCCGTCGAGTGCGTAGGCAGTGCAGCCGAGAGTTTCGTTTTCGGCGATGTGGACTTCGCGGCGCCGGCTCATGGCGCGGCCGATCCAGCTCTGCTCACCCATCGGGGCGGCCACGACCACCTCAAAATCGTTCTGCATCGCCTCGACCAGCACCCGCAGGAACCAGGAGTCGATGCCATCGTCGTTCGTAATCAGTGCAAGCGGTTTGGACATTGGGTTATTAATTCAAAAAAAGGCAGATTAGTCCAGCAACACCGCCCAGAATAAAGCAGGCAAATCCAATGAGTCCCAAACGTTTTTCTGTTTTGCCCGAAGAGACTAGAGATTGATCGTTTGATTGGAGTTCTTCGTGACTGATGTTACCCTGAAAGAATTCCGAGACGTCATTCTGCCAATTCTTGAACAGTTTGGCGCATGAAAAATATGCGTATGCAACCAGGCATCCACTTAGAATGATGCCGATAAAGAACAATAATAGAGATGTAATGATCAGCCAACTGTAGAAAATGTTGTTCGCAGCGCCAATGAAGCTCAACGTAGTAATCGCTCCACCAGAATTCGTTACCATTAGGTATTTAATCGATTCTTTACCCCATTCTTTCTCCAACTCATAGAGTTGTTCCCATCTTGTCTCTATTTGGATTTTTCTTTTTTCCCACTCGATGTGTTTTTCTGCTGTCATACATAATGGCTTTTATAAATATCCTTTATTGGCAAAAGAAAAATCCCGGTTCCTTGCGGAACCGGGATTTGCTAAAGAATGTTGCCTGTGGATGGCAGTGTCCCTCGCGGGATAGGAGCCTTTTGGCTCCGTAAGGGCAGAGCCCTTCAATGCCACTAGGTGCAACCTAGTCGCGGCGGCGGCGGTCGCCACGGTCGCCACCACGGCCTCCGCGATCACCACCACGGCCACGTCCGCCACGGTCGCCGCGATCACCACGGTCACCGCTGCGCTCGGGCTTGGGCTTGGGCTCGTAGGGGATGCCCTGGGCTTCGGCGAGGGCGGCGCGGCGGCTCAGGCGAACCTTGCCACGGTCGTCACGACCGATGCACTTGACCACGATTTCGTCGCCAACCTTGCAGACGTCCTCGACCTTTTCGACGCGGAAGTCGGCCAGCTCGGAGACGTGGACGAGGCCTTCCTGGCCGGGGAGGCATTCGACGAAAGCGCCGAACTCCTTGGTCGAGCGGACGATGCCCTTGTAGGTCTTACCGTCTTCGATTTCGGCGGTGACCATTTCGACTTCCTTGACGGCGCGGGCCATGCTCTCGCCATCGGTGGCGAAGACGTTGACGCGGCCGCTGTTGTCTTCGGCGATGTCGATCTGCGCGCCGGTGATTTCGGTGATGCGCTTGATGTTCTTGCCGCCGGGGCCGATCAGCATGCCGATCTTTTCCGGGTCGATCTGGAGGGTTTCGATGCGCGGGGCATGTTCCTTCAGCTCGGAGTTCGGGCTGGCGATGGCGGCGGTCATGACGCTCAGGATCTTGTCGCGGGCGATCTTGTTGCGCTTGATCGCTTCCTTGGCGATTTCGAAGGGCAGACCGTGGATCTTGAGGTCGAGCTGGAAGCCGGTGATGCCTTCGCTCGTGCCGCAGATCTTGAAGTCCATGTCACCGAAGTGGTCTTCGGCACCGATGATGTCCGTCAGGATGACGTGCTGGTTGATCTTGCCGTTCTCGTCGGTCTTGGTGACGAGGCCGCAGGAGATCCCGGCGACGGGCGCGGTGATCGGCACGCCGGCGTCCATCAGGGCGAGGGTGCCGCCGCAGACGGAGGCCATGGAGGTCGAGCCGTTGGACTCCATGATGTCGGAGACCACGCGGATGGCGTAGGGGAACTCGTCCTCGGGCGGGAGCACGGGCAGGAGCGAACGCTCGGCCAGCGCGCCGTGACCGATCTCGCGGCGACCGGGGCCGGTGAAGCGGCCGGTTTCGCCGACGGAAAAGGGCGGGAAGTTGTAGTGCAGGATGAAGGACTTCGAGCGGGGACCGCCGGTGAGGCCGTCAAGCTCCTGGGTGTCGCGGGTGGTGCCGAGCGTGACATTGACGACGCTCTGGGTCTCACCGCGTTGGAAGAGGGCGGAGCCGTGGACGCGCGGGAGCACGTCGGTCTCGCAGGAGATGGCGCGCAGGTCCTCGGGGCCGCGGCCGTCAACGCGCTTGCCGGAGTCGAGGATGTTCTGGCGGTAAACTTCTTCCTGAAGAACTTCGAAGGCCATCGCGATCTGGTTCTCGTCGAAGTTTTCTTCGCCGACCTTTGCCTTCACAAACTCGGCGGTGCTTTCCTTGAGGGCGTCCACAGCGGCCTCGCGGTCCTGCTTCTTGTCCTGGAAAACGGCTTCGGCGAGTTTGCCGGCTGTCTGTTCGCGGCACATGTCGAGGATTTCGGGCTTGGCGTTGTGCAGCTCGAATTCCTTCTTGGCCTTGGCCACCTGGGCGGCGAGGTCCTTCTGCGCGGCGATGATGGGCTGGATGGCCTTGTGGGCGAACTCCAGGGCCTCGACGAAGCGCTCGTCGGTCATCTGGTCGGCCGAGCCTTCGATCATCATCATTTCGTTTTCGTTGCCGACGTAGATGAGGTCGAGGGTGGATTCAAACATCTGCTCGTTGGTCGGGTTGACCACGAACTCGCCGTCGATTTCGCCGAGGCGGATGCAGCCGATGGGGCCGTTCCACGGCACGTCGGAGCACATGAGGGCGGCGGAAGCGCCGTTGACCATGAGGATGTCCGGTTCGTTGACCAGGTCGGTGGTCATGAGCATGCCGATGACCTGGACTTCATTGAGGAAGCCCTTGGGGAAGAGCGGACGCAGGGGACGGTCGCAGAGGCGGGAAGTAAGGATTTCCTTTTCCGAGGGGCGACCTTCGCGCTTGAAGTACCCGCCCGGGAAACGCCCGGCGGCGGAGAACTTTTCGCGGTAGTCAACCGTCAGGGGGAAGAAGTCCTGGCCGGGCCGCATGGAGTTGGCGGCGGTGGCGCTGACGAAAACTTCCGTTTCCCCCAGAGAGATGGTGACGGCACCGCTGGCCTGCTTGGCGATGGTGCCCGTCGAGATCGTGATTCCGAGGTCACTGGCTGTGACCGAGTATTTTTGCTTCATAGGATTGTATCTTATTCTTGGATATGCCGGGGACGGGTCGGACGTCGTAGCGCCGGCATGACGCTTAGGGTTTGTTCAGGGCCGGGTCCGCAGGCTCGGAAGCGCACGGGCCTGCCCCAAAAGTGATAAAAAAGCCGCCCGAACATGCGTTGGGCGGCCTTTGCTGGGACTAGCGGCGCAGACCGAGGCGGGCGATGAGCTCGTTGTACTTGTCGAGCTGGGTCCGCTTCAGGTAGTTGAGGAGCTTTCTGCGGCGCGAGGTCATGGCGATCAGCCCGCGGCGCGAGTGGAAGTCTTTCCGGTGCGTGCGCAGGTGGTCCGTGAGGTGGGCGATACGGGCCGTCAGAAGCGCAACCTGCACTTCGCACGAGCCGGTGTCCTTTTCGTGGACCTTGTATTCTCCGATAACCTTGTTTTTGTCTACAGCTTCAGCCATTTGATGTTTTTCTATTGCACGACGCCTGGACCGCTCGAAGGAGGGTCGTACTTCCAGCCACTCGCCGGGAGTACCGTTAACAGCGCCCGTGGGCGCTGGGCCGCGGAAGCGGGCGAACGAGCCGCCGACTTCTAACGCAAAGGCAAGGAGCATGTGGTTTTACCGGCGGCTTTCAAGGACTTTTTTCGCGCCCCTTGCGCCCAGGAAGTGGCTGGATTGGAGCGTTACGGAGAGTCGCCGCAGTCCAATTGGCCTGACCCGAAAGCTTTTCCGCGCCCAGGATTCCGGCGGGGCTTTCGGAACCCTGAGCGCGGACCGCATGCGTGCCTGCGGCCCGCTGACCAGCCCGAGGTTTCCTGTTCGGTACTACGGACCGGCTTATCATAGGAGAAGGATAACCGTATAATATTCCGCTTGGAGTATATATCTGTGGGATGCGCAATAAGGTTCTTGACCAAATGATTCGTGTGCGAATAATGGTGCGAACATATGCCGATTCCTGATTCAAAGGGCTTGCCGGAGGTTGAAATGCCGTCGGACGCAGGCCTGGAAACGCTGCCGCTGGTTCCCAGGGGGCGCTACGACCTGCGCATCCTGAAGTCGCTGCGGCGGATTATCCGCTCGGTGGACGTTTATTCGCGGCGGTTGGCGCACGAGCACGGCGTGACTGTGCCGCAACTGGTCTGCTTGCTTAAGCTCGACGAGTTGGGCGCGCTGACGCTGAAGGAGCTTTCGGAAGAGGTTTTTTTAAGTCCGAGCACGTTGGTGGGAATCATTGACCGGCTGGAGGCGCATGGGCTGATCGCCCGCCGCCGCTCGGTACGCGACCGACGCAAGGTCCGGCTCGACCTGACCGAAAAGGGGAGCGCCCTGGTAGCGGCTTCGCCTTCGCCGTTGCAGGACGGGTTGGCCCAGGGATTGGAGGGGTTGCCTGAGCTTGAGCGGGCCACCATCGCCCTGTCGTTGGAGAAAATTTTGGACCTGATGGAGGGCATGCCCGCAGTGGAGACGCACGCGGAGGCCGCCCCCATTTTGGAGACTCGCCCCGACCTCAAGGCCTGAGTGGCCGCGCCGGGCACGGGGACCGGCATATTTTTTGGGATTTATGACAAACACAGCCAAACAATTGAAACAAGACTACGGCGACGATCCGATCGCAGTTCGCGAAACCGGTAAGTACGTGGACGAGTACATCGGCGGCTTTGTTGAGAAGTGGGATGAATTGATCGACTGGGACCAGCGTGCCCAGTCAGAGGGCCGCTTTTTCATCGATCTGTTGAAGGAACGCGGTGCGAAAAAAGTTCTCGATGTGGCCACAGGGACGGGGTTCCACAGCGTGCGCCTGCTCAACGAGGGCTTTGAGGTGATCAGTGCTGACGGCACGCCCGCCATGCTCTCGCAGGCCTTCCGCAACGCGCGGGCCAACGGCCACGTCATGCGCACGGTGCAGGCCGACTGGCGCTGGCTCAACCGCGATGTCCACGGCAAGTACGACGCCGTCATCTGCCTTGGAAACTCCTTCACGCACCTGTTCTCGGAGCGAGACCGGCGCAAGGCGCTGGCGGAGTTTTACGCCGCGCTGCGCCACGACGGGATCCTCATTCTCGACCAGCGCAACTACGACATCATGCTCGATTCCGGGAGCAAGCCCCGCCACACCTACTACTATTGCGGGGAAAACGTGCAGGCCGAGCCCGAGCACGTGGACGAGGGGCTGGCGCGTTTCGTTTACCGCTTTCCGGACGGCTCGAGCTATAACCTGAACATGTTCCCGCTACGCCGGAACTATCTCGTCAACCTGATGCGTGAAGTGGGCTTCCAGACCGTAACCACCTATGGTGATTTCAAGGAAACCTACCAGCAGGACGAGCCCGACTTTTTCGTCCATGTGGCCGAAAAGCGCTACCCGAACGAAGAGGAGCCGTCATGAGCGAAGTTGTTGCCAAAACCGAGCAGTACTACGACAGCCGCGACGCGGATGAATTCTACTACCAGGTCTGGGGCGGGGAGGACATCCACATCGGGATGTACCATCGGCGCGAAGAGTCGATCTTCGAGGCCAGCCGCCGCACGGTCGAACGCATGTCTGCCCGGCTGGAGGACTACGTCGCCGGGAGCACGGTGGTGGACATCGGTTCGGGGTACGGTGGTGCTGCCCGCTACCTGGCCCGCGAAAAGGGGTACCGCGTCCATTGCCTGAACCTCAGTCGCGTGCAGAATACCCGCAACCGCCAGATGAACGACGAGCAGACCCTTTCGGTCCTGATCGATGTGGTGGACGGTAATTTCGAGGACATGCCTTTCAACGACGGGCTGGCGGATATTGTCTGGTCACAGGATGCTATCCTGCACAGTGGGGACCGTTTCCAGGTCTTCCGTGAGGTGGACCGCATCCTCAAGCCTGGCGGTCGCTTCGTTTTTACAGACCCAATGCAGAAAGGCGGAGTGGGCCGCGATGCCCTGCAACCCGTTCTGGACCGCATCCATCTGGACACGATGGGTTCCGTGGAGGACTACGACAGCTACGCCGAAAAACTGGGCTGGGAGAAGACCGGATTTGATGACCACAGTGACCAGCTTCCGATCCATTATCAGGCCGTGCTAAGCAATCTGGAGCAGCGTGAGCAGGAACTTGCCGACATGATTAACGCGGAGTACATTACGTCCATGAAACGCGGCCTGCGCCACTGGATTGACGCCGGGAATGCAGGTCTGCTGACGTGGGGAATCCTGGCCTACCAGAAGGGCAGAGGCTAAGATCGGTGGAGTCTGCACCGGGCGAAGCTGCCTTTCTTGAAAAAACCGGTAGCTCAGGAGCGGGCCGCATGCGTGCCTGCGGCCCGCTTGCCAGTACGATTAGCCATGGATGGTTGTTTTGTACTGGCGAGATTCCCTGAGGAACCTATTTTGTATGCTGTCTATCACGGGATTTTCCGAGGGTGGAAAGTCAAGTGGATGGGGACTTCCAGAAGGGGAACGAGTGCTTTTCGGGGTAATGATTATCTATCGGCCAGTTTAAGTATAATTTAAGAGCCCATTAGATAATTTGATGTAATGCAAAGTGCTTGCAGAACGCGCAGGCGCAAAGCCCCATACGGCCTGTCCATTTATAGCGTTTCAAAAAATACTGTAGCCACAGCCTTTGAATGGCTAAATGGCTAATTGTTAATTGTTGGATGCTGAACGTAGATAACAACAATTAGCCATTTAACTATTTAGCCATTCGGTTTTTGATCAACCGTTGAGGATGACGATTTCGTTGATTGTGTGGCAGCCGGGCAGCGCCTGAATCTTGCGGAGGATGCGGTTTTGATTGAACTGAAGCTCCTGCCGGATGACGGGGCTGCCCGCGAGGATAATCAGCTTGCGGCCCTGGACGAGCCGCTGCGGGCGGCAACGGTGGGCGGTGCGCTCGCCGACAACGTCTTTCCAGTTGGCCATGATGACATCTTCAATGTTGTCCTTCCCGATCTGGTAGCGTTCGAAAATCACCTCGACCAGGTTGTCCAGGGTGGTGGCGCTGCGCATCTTGGCCCGGCTGCGCCTGGCGGGGATGCCGCGCAGGCTGGCGATAAGGTCTTCGATGTCGGGCCGGAAGTGCACGCGTATACAGAAGCGGGTTTAGGGCTGGGGCGCAAGTCTGGCCATCAGTTCGGGCAAACCTTCCAGGTGCAGTACGCCGGGGGTGGGATCGCCGCGCTCGTCGGTGAAGGCCCGTTGACGCCCGACCTGGACCGCCCGCCAGCCCGAGGCCAGCGCCCCGGCAATGTCCTCGTGCGGGGTGTCCCCGATGTGGAGCAGGTGGGCCGGTTCGGCCTGGAGGGCCTCCTCGGCGGCAGCAAACATTTTTCGGTGCGGCTTGCCAGCGCCGACGACGGAGGACAGCACCACGGCGTCGAAAAAGCCGTCCAGCTCCAGTTCGCGCAGGAGTCGCAGGAGGCGTTCGTCGTTGTTGGAGAGGATGCCGAGCCGGTAGCCGCGTCCGCGCAGCCGGGAAAGGATCTCGCGCACCCCGGGAAGCATCCGCCAACTGGAGGGGCGGGCGTAGCCCTCCCAGAGATAGTCAAAAAGCGCGGGCAACTTTTCCGGTGGGCACAGACCCGCGAAGGTAAGTGCTACGATTTCTTGCCAGCCTTCGCGGTTGAGAATACCCCCGCGCGGCCCGGCGTTGACCTGCTTGAAGGCCGCCGCGAAGCGAGCCTGAAGCTCTTCCGCCCGGGCCTCGCCGCCGAACTTCTCCAGTGCCGCCGCGTAGGATTCGCCCACCGAGGGGTGGGGCGAGAGCAGCGTCCCGGCAACGTCGAAGGTAATGGCGCGAATGTCGCTAAACATGGCGGCCAAGGGTAACGCCGCTTCCGGCACTTGACGAAGCTAAATCGTGGCCGGGGTCTTATCCGCGTCCCAGAATGTGAATGATTTTAACAGGAAGGTCGGGAAGAACAGAAAGAAAAGGTCTGTGGCGCACATTCCCGTTCTTCCCGGTCTTCCTGTTAAATATCCTTACGGTGGAGAAATGAATGTGTGCTACCGGTGTGCGTCCACCCCGTGCTCGCAGCGGATGCGGCCCGAGTCGAGGGTTTGCTGCAGGCGGGCCTTGTTGGCGGCGTAGTCGTCGCGGGGGAGGAAGGGATGGTTCAAGTGCAGCAGGACGGCCCGCCCGTGCACGAGCAGCCGGTCGCGGCCGAGGTGGTAGAGCCGGGCGGCCAGGTCGGAGTCTTCCGCGCCCCAGCCCTCGAAGGATTCATCGTAGCCGTTGACGGCGAGCAGGTCCTCGCGCCAGAGGCCGAGGTTGCAGCCGAGCACGCCGTGCAGTTCGCGGTTGCGTTTGATCTTCGGGACGGGCAGGCGGATGGCCTTGAAGCGACCCGAGATTTTCCCCGTCCAGAACAGCTTCCGTGCGCTGGCGCGGCCGTCGAGGAAGGCGGGGACGGATTTCTCGTCCAGAAAGGTGCGTCGGCCCTGTACGAAACAGCCTTCGCGGGCCAGCCCCTTGTGGTCGGCCACGAAGCGTTTGCCGGGGATGCAGTCCCCATCGATGAAGACGAGGTAATCGCTGGTGGCGCGGGCGATGGCAAGGTTGAGAATGCGCGAGCGGCGGTAGCCCTTGTCTGCCTGCGAGCAGTGGACGAGCGGGCAGCCGAGGCGGTCGCGCCAATCGGCGGCGACGGCGGCAGTGGCGGCGTCCTCGTCGTCTTCGGCCAGGATGACTTCGTGTGGCAGCTCCGTTCCCCCGTGGATGGCGGCCAGGACCTTGTCCAGCGCCCGGGGGTTGCGGTAGGTGTTAACAATCAGGCCGAGGCTGAAATTTTTCACGGACTTCGGGCGTGGTGTTGTACTCGTAGAGGCGGCTGTGCCGCACGAGCGTGGCAAAGGAGGTCAGGCTGGCGATGTAGAGGCCGGGGAAGCCGTCGAGGAAGCCCCGGCGCAAGAAATAGGCCCGGAAGAACCGCCAGAAGGGGCGGAAAAGCGCGTGCGTGAGCGACCACTTTTTACCGTCGTCGAGCTGGCGGCGCAGGTAGATGTCCGAGTAGTAGTTGATTTTTTCGATCTGGCTGTTGAGCGTCGGGTTGGAGTAGTGCAGCAGGTCGCCGGCAAGCAACTGGCTGCGGCCTTCCAGCTCGATTTTCGTGTGCTCGGGGCTGCCGCCCCAGCGCCCCTTGCCCAGCCGGATGAGGCGCAGGCAGTG from Ruficoccus amylovorans includes these protein-coding regions:
- a CDS encoding PEP-CTERM sorting domain-containing protein, whose translation is MKKILLATAIFGAASLLNADILVGFSFNGMSNGGNSSFAVGDISDITGDTDAADTGGFQGTSNGSLYYGGTNGSSNFNMTGGFPPGTAGYEAFNLPQNNILSDRVGAPNLNQYTTPSSLLFYNTPFGDASGSTFVIEINGLSEGVYSDIVLSYAAANQTGTGSSTILWEVSYTSFDSGFSSISEDTVTSTIADGGTGQAFSHNVSGSGSSVWIRGTVDNIVLGNPLMLDNILISGNVVPEPSTYAAIAGGLALAFVALRRRLRK
- the surE gene encoding 5'/3'-nucleotidase SurE, with product MSKPLALITNDDGIDSWFLRVLVEAMQNDFEVVVAAPMGEQSWIGRAMSRRREVHIAENETLGCTAYALDGTPSDCVNIALGHLMGERKPDVVCSGINLGYNACLPLILSSGTVAGAMEGAFWGLPAVAFSHVIPQVDFEAIREKHGRAEGEMADSVRCAAALSTKIALSLVGQKPASPTVHNINFPRRTFADSEVVRTIPSPMPMHSLFAKAGDSSFRFNKVEREPAPDGQLDDMEALNAGKVSHTVLDLASIAAPVPV
- a CDS encoding polyribonucleotide nucleotidyltransferase, which translates into the protein MKQKYSVTASDLGITISTGTIAKQASGAVTISLGETEVFVSATAANSMRPGQDFFPLTVDYREKFSAAGRFPGGYFKREGRPSEKEILTSRLCDRPLRPLFPKGFLNEVQVIGMLMTTDLVNEPDILMVNGASAALMCSDVPWNGPIGCIRLGEIDGEFVVNPTNEQMFESTLDLIYVGNENEMMMIEGSADQMTDERFVEALEFAHKAIQPIIAAQKDLAAQVAKAKKEFELHNAKPEILDMCREQTAGKLAEAVFQDKKQDREAAVDALKESTAEFVKAKVGEENFDENQIAMAFEVLQEEVYRQNILDSGKRVDGRGPEDLRAISCETDVLPRVHGSALFQRGETQSVVNVTLGTTRDTQELDGLTGGPRSKSFILHYNFPPFSVGETGRFTGPGRREIGHGALAERSLLPVLPPEDEFPYAIRVVSDIMESNGSTSMASVCGGTLALMDAGVPITAPVAGISCGLVTKTDENGKINQHVILTDIIGAEDHFGDMDFKICGTSEGITGFQLDLKIHGLPFEIAKEAIKRNKIARDKILSVMTAAIASPNSELKEHAPRIETLQIDPEKIGMLIGPGGKNIKRITEITGAQIDIAEDNSGRVNVFATDGESMARAVKEVEMVTAEIEDGKTYKGIVRSTKEFGAFVECLPGQEGLVHVSELADFRVEKVEDVCKVGDEIVVKCIGRDDRGKVRLSRRAALAEAQGIPYEPKPKPERSGDRGDRGDRGGRGRGGDRGGRGGDRGDRRRRD
- the rpsO gene encoding 30S ribosomal protein S15; protein product: MAEAVDKNKVIGEYKVHEKDTGSCEVQVALLTARIAHLTDHLRTHRKDFHSRRGLIAMTSRRRKLLNYLKRTQLDKYNELIARLGLRR
- a CDS encoding MarR family winged helix-turn-helix transcriptional regulator: MPSDAGLETLPLVPRGRYDLRILKSLRRIIRSVDVYSRRLAHEHGVTVPQLVCLLKLDELGALTLKELSEEVFLSPSTLVGIIDRLEAHGLIARRRSVRDRRKVRLDLTEKGSALVAASPSPLQDGLAQGLEGLPELERATIALSLEKILDLMEGMPAVETHAEAAPILETRPDLKA
- a CDS encoding class I SAM-dependent methyltransferase, whose amino-acid sequence is MTNTAKQLKQDYGDDPIAVRETGKYVDEYIGGFVEKWDELIDWDQRAQSEGRFFIDLLKERGAKKVLDVATGTGFHSVRLLNEGFEVISADGTPAMLSQAFRNARANGHVMRTVQADWRWLNRDVHGKYDAVICLGNSFTHLFSERDRRKALAEFYAALRHDGILILDQRNYDIMLDSGSKPRHTYYYCGENVQAEPEHVDEGLARFVYRFPDGSSYNLNMFPLRRNYLVNLMREVGFQTVTTYGDFKETYQQDEPDFFVHVAEKRYPNEEEPS